Proteins from one Juglans microcarpa x Juglans regia isolate MS1-56 chromosome 1S, Jm3101_v1.0, whole genome shotgun sequence genomic window:
- the LOC121247043 gene encoding phosphoglucan phosphatase DSP4, amyloplastic-like translates to MNCLQNLPRSSALPLQSFKGHWRKTPCSVNTLGVMSSAGLQRSMTVKAISGPTSSAETSGANVKEEKSDTYSNNMTEAMGAVLTYRHEVGMNYNFIRPDLIVGSCLQTPKDVDKLRGIGVKTIFCLQQDPDLEYFGVDITAIQEYAKTYDDIEHLRAEIRDFDSFDLRKRLPAVVSKLYKAINRNGGVTYIHCTAGLGRAPAVALAYMFWVQGYRLGEAHKLLQSKRSCFPKLDAVKNAAADILTGLRKKAVTLTWKDLNCSTVEISGLDIGWGQRSPLQFDEEQGLWILRRELPEGRYEYKYVVDGEWTCSKNELLTSVNKDGHINNYMEVFDDNPESLSGELRKRLTGDDPDLTKYERLKIRQLLEAFSDDLQ, encoded by the exons ATGAACTGTCTTCAGAATCTTCCAAG ATCCTCTGCCTTGCCCTTGCAAAGCTTCAAAGGCCATTGGAGAAAGACTCCCTGCTCTGTCAATACACTG GGAGTGATGAGTAGTGCTGGTCTACAACGAAGTATGACGGTCAAG GCAATATCGGGTCCCACGTCCAGTGCTGAGACAAGTGGTGCCAATGTAAAGGAGGAAAAGTCAGACACATATAGTAACAATATGACAGAAGCTATGGGTGCTG TCTTGACCTACAGGCATGAAGTAGGAATGAACTACAACTTCATTCGTCCAGACTTGATTGTGGGATCATGCCTACAG ACTCCCAAAGATGTAGACAAACTTCGTGGTATTGGAGTGAAAACTATTTTTTGCTTGCAGCAAGATCCAGACTTGGA ATATTTTGGGGTTGACATTACTGCCATACAAGAGTATGCTAAAACATATGATGACATTGAACACCTGCGTGCTGAGATAAG GGACtttgattcatttgatttaCGGAAACGGCTTCCGGCTGTTGTTAGCAAATTATACAAGGCGATAAACCGAAATGGAGGTGTGACATATATACATTGCACTGCTGGACTTGGAAGAGCTCCTGCAGTTGCG TTGGCATACATGTTCTGGGTTCAGGGCTATAGACTTGGTGAAGCTCACAAATTGCTGCAG AGCAAGCGGTCATGCTTCCCAAAACTGGATGCTGTAAAAAATGCGGCTGCTGATATT CTTACAGGCCTCAGGAAGAAGGCTGTCACTCTAACATGGAAAGATCTTAATTGCTCAACGGTTGAAATATCTGGACTTGATATTGGATGGGGTCAG AGATCGCCTTTACAATTTGATGAGGAACAGGGTTTGTGGATTCTCAGGAGGGAATTGCCA GAAGGACGCTACGAGTACAAGTACGTTGTTGATGGTGAATGGACATGCAGTAAGAATGAGCTTTTAACCTCCGTCAACAAAGATGGACATATTAACAATTACATGGAA GTGTTTGATGATAATCCAGAGAGTCTTAGTGGGGAGCTGAGGAAGAGGTTGACCGGTGATGATCCTGATCTCACAAAGTATGAACGACTGAAAATAAGACAGTTGCTTGAAGCTTTTTCTGATGATTTGCAGTAA